A portion of the Pseudoalteromonas luteoviolacea genome contains these proteins:
- a CDS encoding helix-turn-helix domain-containing protein — MKLRIRQLGLFNGLWGEAAKSIKSMRKDAGFTQSQLGQKLIPTVDQATISNWETGKTPVPLTSYFLICFICGFSPEEQTKQLLESQQPENKRN, encoded by the coding sequence ATGAAATTGAGAATTCGACAACTAGGACTGTTTAATGGCTTATGGGGAGAAGCTGCCAAGTCGATTAAATCGATGCGTAAAGACGCAGGCTTCACTCAAAGTCAACTAGGACAAAAGCTAATTCCAACGGTGGATCAAGCTACTATATCCAATTGGGAAACTGGTAAAACACCAGTACCTTTAACAAGTTATTTTTTAATTTGTTTTATATGTGGGTTTAGTCCAGAAGAACAAACCAAGCAACTACTCGAAAGTCAACAACCAGAAAACAAAAGAAATTAA
- a CDS encoding response regulator, with protein MIHNLSSTFFVSYFLIFVALFCSKGSAEPNFSNVLGVGDGLPSNRVFDIERDHLGYMWLATEQGVARFDGMYVKRFSAHTTPTLSLSLKVRDLLFDRNNRLWVAGKQGLELLEPYSERFEPITPSQQSMQLNAYSVIESQLGTVWVGASTGLFQYTDNELKPMALTLNEKQITPHVLSLTEAGPNELLLATENGVLLLDLTTFKVQYLQNDVGETVFADRVWRLSDGRIWLAIHGQGLATYSAKTEKVSMRYIDENEFDTVGYVFDLLRNKEQFLAASLNTGLLTLNDGTVESNQGLPPLLSLYQDEQVTAYGSFSEGVTFSSANHNAVKNQYFAHPSETGQYEINDILMTQDAIWFADQLAGVCRYSLQGVFEACLETDDLSAQAITQSADGRVWVSLYQTLVQIEPDSLKVIRQFDFSNYQIPDSIYAIASQSDHSVWLSHSFDGLTHLNAVTGKVERFHTGNSSLKSDEVHSIALYEDTLWVATSKGLQAFDMRSEKLTVGMPLANDITTAVYDLSVSPQGLLFIQTDIDVRVFDLKTQAWLELPDKIKSLTDTSIAFDDNGFAWFASSHGLMGWSRENTNVSVRHFDKGDGLYPQGYLGGAGDGLNQQVVFASPDGLSIFNPDKFDFSEASPKVSEFELTFTDGETQSYFNQTNMPLLPYDHASIRFVLANTNFSSAVKQQFKYKLEGVANTWVELGKSRVLMIPKLAHGEYTLLLKSTDSDGNWSGNVGRFSFVIQTPWYLTVWAFCLYGLLALLTLFVLYRARIGTLRRIQIALEKEVATQTQEISKQNKLLIEKTEALADAQAQRSALLRTLSHELMTPVSLIQGPAEQLIKIQHSDERSKMANIVVSNAKRLKVLIQQLMQVSNLNQESSLALETAQVPITSFCMSQICQEQVAAFLPVAHQRGIELTVSIEKDIYIQARPDQLEQCVSNLLSNAVKYSHDGGEVVISLEMISSSTQPRCRLRVKDFGIGIEVAEQKAIFSPEYRAENGRLQNVGLGIGLSVVKSVVDELDGAIDVISDIGKGSEFSLVFETFSNVNCSSLDKVVTNKLHDSSNKTILIVDDTPDMLTLLHSVFSVDYQVEQASDGLQGVQMAKELLPDLIISDVMMPKLDGFGLLSSVKQDALTAHIPVILLTANLNEQKELEGLSRQADDYITKPFSVQAFELKVRNVFMHHAANIAKWHSRIEKPCESQTDGLPLLPKFSFKDEPYIYDFLDKLDSVIHKSYQDPQVGVPELAKEMALSERQLHRKLSAVMSMGANEYLRNYRLYQSITPLLHGKSVAEVADFVGFNSASYFSACFKKHYGLTAKSYVQKHRDKHKTSRLA; from the coding sequence ATGATTCATAATTTATCATCGACATTTTTTGTTAGCTACTTCCTTATTTTTGTTGCACTTTTTTGCAGTAAGGGCAGCGCTGAGCCCAATTTTTCCAATGTACTAGGGGTTGGTGACGGGTTACCGAGTAATCGTGTATTTGATATTGAACGTGACCATCTAGGTTATATGTGGTTGGCTACGGAGCAGGGGGTTGCAAGGTTTGATGGCATGTATGTGAAACGTTTTTCAGCACATACGACACCAACGCTCAGTTTGTCTCTAAAAGTTCGAGATTTGTTATTCGACAGAAACAATCGCCTGTGGGTTGCTGGTAAACAGGGCCTTGAGTTGCTTGAGCCATATAGCGAGCGGTTTGAGCCCATAACTCCTAGTCAACAAAGTATGCAGTTAAATGCTTATAGTGTTATTGAATCGCAACTCGGTACTGTTTGGGTTGGCGCAAGCACTGGATTGTTCCAATATACTGACAATGAATTGAAGCCCATGGCTTTGACGTTGAACGAAAAGCAAATCACGCCTCATGTGTTGTCTTTGACAGAAGCAGGACCGAATGAACTATTATTGGCCACCGAAAACGGTGTTTTACTCCTAGATTTGACCACATTTAAGGTTCAATATTTGCAAAATGATGTAGGTGAAACTGTTTTCGCTGATAGGGTATGGCGCTTAAGTGACGGACGTATTTGGCTGGCAATTCATGGACAAGGCTTAGCAACGTATAGCGCGAAAACGGAAAAAGTATCAATGCGATATATAGATGAAAACGAGTTTGATACAGTTGGCTATGTTTTTGATTTATTAAGAAACAAAGAACAGTTTTTGGCGGCCTCACTTAATACCGGTTTACTCACTTTAAATGATGGTACAGTAGAAAGTAATCAAGGGTTACCCCCTTTACTGTCTTTATATCAGGATGAGCAAGTGACGGCATATGGTAGCTTCAGTGAAGGTGTCACTTTTAGCTCAGCAAATCATAATGCTGTAAAAAACCAATATTTCGCCCACCCAAGCGAAACTGGCCAATATGAAATTAACGATATTTTGATGACTCAAGATGCTATCTGGTTTGCTGATCAATTGGCAGGTGTTTGTCGTTATTCTTTACAGGGCGTATTTGAAGCGTGTTTAGAGACCGATGATTTATCAGCGCAAGCAATTACACAATCTGCTGATGGCCGCGTATGGGTTAGTTTATATCAAACTCTTGTTCAAATTGAACCAGATAGTTTGAAAGTTATTCGACAATTCGACTTCTCAAATTATCAAATACCAGACTCGATCTATGCGATTGCTTCACAAAGTGATCACTCTGTGTGGTTATCTCACAGCTTTGATGGATTGACTCATTTAAATGCAGTTACTGGAAAAGTAGAGCGATTTCACACGGGTAATTCTTCATTGAAAAGTGATGAGGTACATAGTATTGCGTTATATGAAGATACTTTGTGGGTTGCAACATCAAAGGGGTTACAAGCTTTTGATATGCGCTCTGAAAAACTGACAGTAGGTATGCCACTGGCCAATGACATTACCACAGCAGTATATGATTTATCTGTCAGTCCACAGGGACTGTTATTTATCCAGACAGATATCGATGTACGAGTGTTTGATTTAAAAACACAGGCATGGCTAGAACTACCAGACAAAATTAAAAGTTTAACAGATACAAGTATCGCCTTTGATGATAATGGCTTTGCATGGTTCGCAAGTAGTCATGGGTTAATGGGCTGGTCTCGTGAAAATACAAACGTTTCTGTGCGTCACTTTGATAAAGGGGATGGCTTGTACCCCCAAGGGTATTTAGGTGGTGCCGGCGATGGCTTAAATCAGCAAGTGGTGTTCGCATCGCCAGATGGATTAAGTATTTTTAATCCTGATAAGTTCGACTTTTCAGAGGCTTCACCTAAAGTCAGTGAGTTTGAATTGACGTTTACAGACGGTGAAACTCAAAGCTATTTTAATCAAACAAATATGCCTCTTTTACCATATGACCACGCAAGTATTCGATTTGTTCTGGCTAACACAAACTTCTCAAGTGCTGTTAAGCAGCAATTTAAGTATAAGCTAGAAGGAGTTGCAAATACTTGGGTTGAGCTTGGTAAAAGCCGAGTGCTGATGATCCCAAAGCTTGCACATGGAGAATATACTCTGCTACTGAAAAGCACAGATAGTGACGGTAACTGGTCGGGTAATGTAGGTCGGTTTTCTTTTGTTATTCAAACACCTTGGTACCTAACTGTATGGGCATTTTGCTTATATGGTTTATTGGCATTACTCACCCTGTTTGTTTTATACCGTGCTCGAATTGGTACCCTCAGGCGCATTCAAATAGCGCTAGAGAAAGAAGTTGCTACTCAAACTCAAGAAATAAGTAAACAAAATAAGCTGCTGATAGAAAAAACAGAAGCCTTGGCTGATGCTCAAGCACAGCGTTCAGCCTTACTAAGAACACTGTCACATGAATTGATGACTCCGGTGTCGCTGATCCAGGGGCCTGCAGAACAATTGATAAAAATACAGCATTCTGATGAACGCAGCAAAATGGCCAATATTGTTGTGAGTAATGCTAAACGCCTCAAAGTGCTAATTCAGCAACTGATGCAGGTTTCTAATTTAAACCAAGAATCATCCTTGGCACTTGAAACGGCACAAGTACCTATAACAAGTTTTTGTATGTCTCAAATTTGCCAAGAGCAAGTTGCTGCATTTCTTCCTGTTGCCCATCAGCGGGGCATTGAACTAACAGTTAGCATAGAAAAAGATATTTATATTCAAGCACGGCCAGATCAACTTGAGCAGTGTGTCAGTAATTTACTCAGTAATGCCGTTAAATACAGTCACGATGGTGGCGAGGTAGTGATCAGTCTAGAGATGATTTCATCATCTACTCAACCAAGGTGTAGACTAAGGGTCAAAGACTTTGGCATAGGTATTGAAGTTGCTGAGCAGAAAGCTATATTTTCTCCTGAGTATCGGGCAGAGAATGGCCGTTTACAAAATGTAGGCTTAGGCATTGGCCTGAGTGTCGTAAAATCGGTAGTAGACGAGTTAGATGGCGCTATTGACGTTATCTCTGACATTGGCAAGGGAAGTGAGTTTAGCTTGGTTTTTGAGACATTTTCGAATGTTAATTGCTCCTCGCTTGATAAAGTGGTGACAAATAAGCTGCATGATAGTAGCAATAAAACAATTTTAATTGTCGACGATACCCCTGACATGCTTACGCTATTACATAGCGTGTTTAGTGTTGATTATCAGGTAGAGCAAGCCTCTGATGGTTTACAAGGAGTTCAAATGGCAAAAGAACTGCTGCCTGATCTCATTATATCTGATGTCATGATGCCTAAATTGGACGGGTTTGGTTTACTAAGCTCGGTGAAGCAGGATGCCCTGACTGCGCATATTCCAGTGATATTGCTGACTGCGAATTTAAATGAACAAAAAGAACTAGAGGGGTTGAGTCGTCAAGCTGATGACTATATAACCAAGCCTTTTAGTGTTCAGGCATTTGAATTAAAAGTACGCAACGTATTTATGCACCATGCAGCAAACATAGCAAAATGGCACTCTCGTATTGAGAAACCCTGTGAGAGCCAAACCGATGGTTTACCATTGTTACCCAAATTTAGTTTTAAAGATGAACCATATATTTATGACTTTCTCGATAAACTCGATAGTGTGATCCATAAATCTTATCAAGACCCTCAGGTAGGAGTGCCAGAACTTGCCAAAGAGATGGCGCTAAGTGAACGTCAGTTGCATCGTAAGTTGAGCGCGGTCATGTCAATGGGAGCTAATG